A window of the Radiobacillus deserti genome harbors these coding sequences:
- a CDS encoding cytochrome P450 yields MALNQNLPHDRSVDNSIAVMREGYHFIQNRLDKYKTEVFEARILGEQAICMSGEEAARLFYDTNKFRRNGAVPKRVQKSTFGVDAVHTMDDEAHTHRKLLFTTLLAPERQKEIAGMIMEELLASIDNWQEKEKIILFEEVKVIYCRAVCRWAGVPLKKEEERERAEDFSAMVDAFGAIGPRHWKGRRARNRGNEWIKQVIEDVRNGKMDAKQGTALYEMAHYKELDGRQLNSLMAAIELINVLRPVTVISIFATFAALAIHDHPHVREKLKERDPEYLECFEQEVRRFYPFAPFLGARVKADFKWKDFYFKKNMLVILDVYGTNHDERIWDKPEVFNPDRFRDWDGNLFTFIPQGGGDPKKTHRCPGEGVVGEVIKSTVDFLVNKIDFDVPKQNLEFSYVRMPTLPESGFIMENIRRK; encoded by the coding sequence ATGGCTTTAAATCAAAACCTGCCTCATGACAGGAGTGTAGATAACAGTATTGCTGTTATGAGGGAAGGCTATCATTTTATCCAAAATCGGTTGGATAAGTATAAAACAGAAGTTTTTGAAGCGAGAATATTAGGAGAGCAAGCTATTTGTATGAGCGGAGAAGAAGCTGCACGGTTATTTTATGATACTAATAAATTTAGAAGAAATGGGGCAGTACCAAAACGAGTTCAAAAGTCGACGTTTGGGGTAGATGCTGTCCATACCATGGACGATGAAGCTCATACGCATCGGAAGCTTTTATTTACAACCCTACTTGCTCCTGAGCGGCAGAAGGAAATTGCTGGAATGATAATGGAAGAACTGCTCGCCTCTATTGACAATTGGCAAGAAAAAGAAAAAATCATCCTATTTGAAGAAGTGAAAGTTATTTATTGTCGAGCAGTGTGTAGGTGGGCGGGAGTTCCTCTGAAAAAAGAGGAAGAACGAGAGCGAGCGGAAGACTTTAGTGCAATGGTGGATGCGTTTGGGGCAATTGGACCGAGACACTGGAAAGGGCGTCGAGCTCGCAATCGAGGGAATGAATGGATTAAACAAGTGATTGAAGATGTCCGAAATGGGAAAATGGATGCAAAACAGGGAACAGCTCTTTATGAAATGGCCCATTATAAGGAGTTAGATGGAAGACAGTTAAATTCTTTAATGGCTGCTATTGAGCTAATCAATGTACTACGTCCTGTTACAGTCATCTCTATTTTTGCTACCTTTGCGGCACTGGCTATTCATGACCACCCGCATGTAAGAGAGAAATTAAAGGAGAGAGACCCAGAATACCTAGAATGTTTTGAACAAGAAGTAAGAAGGTTCTATCCATTTGCACCGTTTTTAGGGGCTCGAGTAAAGGCTGATTTTAAGTGGAAGGATTTTTATTTCAAGAAAAATATGCTCGTCATCCTTGATGTTTATGGTACGAACCATGATGAAAGGATTTGGGATAAGCCTGAAGTGTTTAACCCAGATCGGTTTCGTGATTGGGATGGAAACTTGTTTACTTTTATCCCGCAAGGTGGGGGAGATCCGAAGAAAACACATCGTTGTCCTGGTGAAGGGGTAGTAGGGGAAGTAATTAAATCCACAGTTGACTTCTTAGTGAATAAGATTGATTTTGATGTACCAAAACAGAATTTGGAATTCAGTTATG